A portion of the Actomonas aquatica genome contains these proteins:
- a CDS encoding aminotransferase class IV: protein MSAFVQANTNGRLHDAAEASLSPLNRGFLYGDAIYEVWRSYGGVLFGWAEHWERMTCSALAIGLNIPIGPEALLPEIKRTVAEFRKKLTYTGDVYVRLQVYRGEGEIGLSPEYADQAGYVILVKPVPELSERHLTEGLHLVTARRLHRNDPSALDPAWKTGNYLNNMLCLAEARERGADDVVILNRTGELTEAATANLAFVRGDEWITPPLSAGILAGVTRRLILAEVARRAGLRPVERSVLPDDLATMDEAMLLSSTKDVQPVGQIDEHRFRVGAESRSRVLKAAFEAYAAEHLSGREDLRV from the coding sequence ATGTCTGCTTTCGTTCAAGCCAATACCAACGGTCGCCTGCATGATGCGGCCGAGGCCAGCCTCTCACCGCTAAATCGCGGATTTCTTTATGGCGATGCCATCTACGAAGTATGGCGCAGCTACGGAGGCGTGCTGTTCGGCTGGGCAGAGCATTGGGAGCGCATGACCTGCTCCGCGCTAGCTATAGGCCTGAATATACCTATAGGCCCAGAGGCGTTATTGCCTGAAATAAAACGCACGGTCGCCGAATTTCGCAAAAAATTGACGTATACAGGCGATGTATATGTGCGATTGCAGGTATATCGAGGTGAAGGCGAAATCGGGTTAAGTCCGGAATATGCGGATCAGGCGGGTTATGTGATACTGGTGAAACCGGTGCCCGAACTCAGCGAGCGACATCTCACGGAAGGCCTGCATCTCGTCACGGCGCGACGCTTGCACCGCAACGATCCGAGCGCACTGGATCCGGCATGGAAGACCGGAAATTATCTCAACAATATGCTCTGTTTGGCTGAGGCCCGCGAACGCGGGGCGGACGATGTCGTGATCCTCAACCGGACCGGGGAGCTGACGGAGGCGGCGACGGCCAATCTGGCATTTGTGCGCGGTGACGAATGGATCACTCCGCCCCTCAGCGCGGGGATTTTGGCCGGCGTGACGCGGCGATTGATTCTGGCCGAGGTAGCCCGCCGTGCGGGGCTGCGGCCGGTGGAACGCAGCGTGCTCCCGGACGATTTGGCGACGATGGATGAGGCGATGTTACTCTCCAGCACCAAGGATGTGCAGCCGGTGGGACAGATTGATGAACACCGCTTTCGAGTTGGAGCGGAGAGCCGGAGCCGAGTGCTGAAGGCGGCGTTTGAAGCTTACGCCGCTGAGCATTTGAGCGGCCGCGAGGACCTGCGCGTTTGA
- a CDS encoding helix-turn-helix domain-containing protein, whose amino-acid sequence MVTDKIKELQELQAKAAQLQEAIEVERTRELAALPAKYGYTDLNAFIKALKSAAGTTGKKRGRKAKGAPKAAKPAKRSRAKITDELKAQVKEAVEAGETGAAIAERFGISVPSVQNIKKEFGLVKPRGSDSAPASTES is encoded by the coding sequence ATGGTGACCGACAAAATTAAAGAACTGCAGGAGCTCCAAGCTAAGGCTGCTCAATTGCAAGAAGCGATTGAAGTTGAGCGGACCCGTGAATTGGCTGCCCTGCCCGCCAAGTATGGTTATACCGATCTGAACGCCTTTATTAAGGCCCTGAAGTCCGCTGCTGGAACGACTGGCAAGAAGCGTGGACGCAAGGCCAAGGGCGCTCCGAAGGCGGCCAAGCCGGCCAAGCGCTCCCGCGCCAAAATCACCGACGAGCTTAAGGCTCAGGTGAAAGAGGCGGTGGAAGCGGGCGAAACCGGCGCGGCGATTGCCGAGCGTTTTGGTATCTCCGTGCCGAGCGTGCAGAACATCAAGAAGGAGTTCGGTTTGGTGAAGCCGCGCGGAAGCGACAGCGCTCCCGCCTCGACCGAGTCCTGA
- a CDS encoding acetamidase/formamidase family protein: MPSVHSLDASSLVHRWDNAVPARLTIAPGDTIELEMADSSGFQVQPDWTKETFKAQFDALKVHALTGPVAIDGAEPGDQLVIHIEDYAHRGWAWTSLIPGLGLLPEDFPEHHLFIWKLADGQTTSFPGVTLDLHPFAGIIGVQRAEAGEFRTRAPGPFGGNMDVRHLCAGTTLHLPVFTKGANLLAGDCHAAQGDGEVCINGMEAPMGGRFRIELLKDKPLSSPYATLRTPLVPPRYQEKPWHLFIESDENPRTAAKNAVRRAIEFIMQRTGVTAEMAYTLCSVVLDLKISQLVNQPTTTVTGYLPEAIFD; the protein is encoded by the coding sequence ATGCCTTCGGTCCATTCACTCGACGCCTCCTCTCTCGTTCATCGCTGGGACAATGCGGTGCCCGCCCGTCTTACCATCGCCCCCGGCGATACCATTGAATTGGAGATGGCCGATTCCAGCGGCTTTCAGGTTCAACCCGACTGGACCAAGGAGACGTTCAAAGCGCAGTTTGATGCCCTCAAGGTGCACGCCCTGACCGGTCCTGTCGCCATCGACGGAGCCGAACCGGGCGACCAATTGGTCATTCATATCGAAGACTACGCGCATCGCGGCTGGGCTTGGACGAGTCTGATTCCCGGGCTCGGTTTGTTGCCGGAGGATTTCCCCGAACATCATCTCTTTATCTGGAAACTCGCCGACGGTCAGACGACGTCCTTCCCGGGCGTGACCTTGGACCTGCATCCGTTCGCGGGTATCATCGGCGTGCAACGCGCCGAGGCTGGCGAATTCCGCACCCGCGCGCCCGGGCCCTTTGGCGGCAATATGGATGTGCGCCACCTCTGCGCCGGCACCACGCTGCACCTGCCGGTCTTTACCAAGGGCGCCAACCTGCTGGCGGGCGACTGCCACGCCGCGCAAGGTGACGGCGAGGTCTGTATCAACGGCATGGAAGCCCCGATGGGCGGCCGCTTCCGCATCGAGTTGCTAAAGGACAAGCCCCTCTCCTCGCCCTACGCGACCCTGCGCACGCCGCTCGTGCCGCCCCGCTATCAGGAGAAGCCCTGGCACCTGTTTATCGAGTCCGATGAGAATCCCCGCACCGCCGCCAAAAACGCCGTGCGCCGCGCCATCGAATTCATCATGCAACGCACCGGCGTGACCGCTGAAATGGCCTATACTCTGTGCAGCGTCGTGCTCGATCTGAAGATTTCCCAGTTGGTGAACCAGCCCACCACCACCGTCACCGGCTACCTGCCCGAAGCCATCTTCGACTGA
- a CDS encoding UDP-glucose 6-dehydrogenase: MKICCIGAGYVGGPTMAVIAQKAPDVRVTVVDMNQARIDAWNSDTLPIYEPGLDEVVKESRGRNLFFSTAVADEINAADIIFVAVNTPTKTYGVGAGRAADLRFIESVARTIADVATSGKIIVEKSTIPVKTAETIKKILAANSRGLSFQVLSNPEFLAEGTAVVDLHNPDRVLIGGEKTPEGQAAVEALSSVYAHWVPRERIITTNLWSSELSKLVANAFLAQRISSINSISALCEATEADVDEVARAIGHDSRIGPKFLKASVGFGGSCFQKDILNLVYLCESFGLPEVAEYWQNVVKMNDWQKTRFATRIVKTLFNTVAGKRIAIWGFAFKKDTNDTRETAAISVCRDLLAEMAEVVVYDPKVPEDQIRRDVLGAEEGEAGKRLIVVNSAEEAAQGAHAVAVLTEWDEFKTIDFAAVLAGMPKPAFLFDGRNLLDLDALRELGFTAFGVGKA; encoded by the coding sequence ATGAAGATTTGTTGCATCGGAGCTGGTTACGTAGGTGGGCCCACCATGGCGGTTATCGCCCAAAAGGCCCCTGACGTTCGCGTGACCGTAGTGGATATGAATCAAGCGCGGATCGACGCGTGGAATTCCGATACTCTGCCGATTTATGAGCCGGGTCTCGACGAAGTCGTGAAGGAAAGCCGCGGGCGCAACCTGTTCTTCTCCACGGCCGTCGCCGATGAAATTAACGCCGCGGATATCATCTTCGTCGCGGTCAATACGCCGACCAAGACTTACGGCGTGGGGGCAGGTCGGGCGGCGGATCTGCGTTTTATCGAGTCGGTGGCTCGCACCATCGCCGATGTGGCGACCTCCGGGAAAATCATCGTGGAAAAGTCCACCATCCCGGTGAAGACGGCCGAAACGATTAAGAAGATCCTCGCCGCCAATTCCCGTGGTCTGTCCTTCCAAGTGCTCTCCAACCCGGAATTTCTCGCGGAAGGCACGGCTGTAGTGGACCTGCACAATCCCGATCGCGTGCTTATCGGCGGTGAAAAGACCCCCGAAGGTCAGGCGGCGGTGGAAGCCCTCTCCAGCGTGTATGCCCACTGGGTGCCGCGGGAGCGCATAATCACGACCAACCTGTGGTCTTCGGAGCTGTCGAAGCTCGTGGCCAACGCCTTTCTCGCCCAGCGCATTTCGTCGATCAACTCGATCTCGGCGCTGTGTGAAGCGACCGAAGCCGACGTCGATGAAGTCGCGCGTGCGATTGGTCATGACAGCCGCATCGGTCCGAAATTCCTCAAAGCCTCGGTCGGCTTTGGTGGTTCCTGTTTCCAGAAGGACATTCTGAATCTCGTCTACCTCTGCGAAAGCTTCGGTCTGCCGGAGGTCGCCGAGTATTGGCAGAATGTGGTGAAGATGAACGACTGGCAGAAGACGCGTTTCGCGACGCGCATCGTCAAAACCCTCTTCAACACCGTCGCGGGCAAACGCATCGCGATCTGGGGCTTTGCCTTCAAGAAGGACACCAACGACACCCGCGAAACGGCGGCGATTTCGGTCTGCCGTGATCTGCTCGCCGAGATGGCTGAGGTGGTGGTTTACGATCCGAAGGTGCCGGAAGACCAGATTCGCCGTGATGTGCTTGGCGCCGAAGAAGGCGAAGCGGGCAAACGTCTGATCGTGGTCAATTCCGCCGAGGAAGCCGCTCAGGGCGCGCACGCCGTAGCGGTGCTGACCGAATGGGACGAGTTTAAGACGATCGACTTCGCCGCGGTGTTGGCGGGCATGCCGAAGCCGGCGTTCCTGTTCGACGGGCGCAACCTGCTCGATCTCGACGCGCTGCGCGAACTCGGTTTCACCGCGTTTGGCGTGGGCAAAGCCTGA
- a CDS encoding PLP-dependent aminotransferase family protein, with protein MSSSVSPSFSALGDRAQPPTIARLMAMALENPALLSIAAGFTDNATLPVAQVEAVVRRLAQEDRSNEYLQYGSNHGRPELRRLLSQHLCALEPELDYHDVQRGCFITNGSQQALYLAMQVLCDPGDIVLVDRPSYFVFLEMLKGLGIESRSIPVDETTGLVDEEAFGKMLGAMGERGELAQVKAVYFVSYFSNPSGRSLTRDEKAAIARQLQAHQAIVPVIEDAAYRDIYYEQPWPAPSVLSMTEWAAFPRLYTSTLTKPFATGLKVGFATCSDIEWRAKMLHVKAHHDFGTANFNQRVMEAVMETGGLLEQLAVIRPAYQKKMIALDTALRDGGLPELGWTWERPAGGLYLWLRAPEGIDTSLESAFCQACVEAGVLYVPGELCFGDDAPSDTIRLSFGVLAEAQLAEAGRRFCAVAQQFAVSPNCSVKV; from the coding sequence ATGTCCTCTTCTGTTTCTCCTTCGTTTTCCGCTCTCGGCGATCGTGCGCAGCCGCCCACGATCGCGCGCCTGATGGCGATGGCCCTGGAGAATCCGGCGCTTCTGTCGATCGCCGCCGGTTTTACCGATAACGCCACTCTGCCGGTGGCTCAGGTCGAGGCGGTGGTGCGTCGTCTGGCGCAGGAGGATAGGAGCAACGAATACCTGCAATACGGCAGCAACCATGGTCGGCCGGAATTGCGGCGGCTGTTGAGTCAGCACCTCTGCGCGCTCGAGCCGGAGTTGGATTACCACGACGTGCAGCGAGGCTGCTTCATCACCAACGGTTCCCAGCAGGCGTTGTATCTGGCGATGCAGGTGCTGTGTGATCCGGGCGACATCGTGTTGGTGGATCGGCCGAGCTATTTTGTGTTTTTGGAGATGCTGAAAGGGCTCGGGATCGAGTCTCGTTCGATTCCGGTCGATGAGACGACGGGCCTGGTCGACGAAGAAGCGTTCGGGAAAATGCTCGGTGCGATGGGCGAGCGCGGTGAGTTGGCGCAAGTGAAGGCGGTGTATTTTGTCAGCTACTTCTCCAACCCCTCGGGCCGCAGCCTCACGCGGGACGAGAAAGCGGCGATCGCGCGGCAGTTACAGGCGCATCAAGCGATCGTGCCGGTGATCGAAGATGCGGCGTATCGGGATATTTATTACGAGCAGCCCTGGCCCGCGCCCAGCGTGTTGAGCATGACGGAGTGGGCGGCGTTTCCGCGTCTCTATACCTCGACACTCACGAAGCCGTTCGCCACGGGCCTGAAAGTCGGCTTCGCCACCTGCTCCGACATCGAGTGGCGGGCAAAGATGCTGCACGTAAAGGCGCACCATGATTTTGGCACGGCCAACTTTAATCAGCGCGTCATGGAAGCGGTGATGGAAACCGGCGGTCTGTTGGAGCAACTCGCGGTGATTCGACCGGCTTACCAAAAGAAAATGATCGCACTGGATACAGCGCTGCGCGACGGCGGCCTGCCCGAGCTCGGCTGGACCTGGGAGCGACCGGCTGGTGGCTTGTATCTGTGGCTGCGGGCACCGGAAGGTATCGATACGAGTTTGGAATCCGCTTTCTGTCAGGCCTGCGTCGAAGCTGGCGTGCTCTATGTGCCGGGCGAGTTGTGTTTTGGTGACGATGCGCCGAGCGATACGATTCGCCTGAGTTTTGGCGTATTGGCGGAAGCGCAGCTGGCCGAGGCCGGACGTCGCTTTTGCGCGGTGGCACAGCAGTTCGCGGTGTCGCCAAATTGTAGCGTAAAAGTCTAA